In Streptococcus dysgalactiae subsp. dysgalactiae, the following are encoded in one genomic region:
- a CDS encoding glucosaminidase domain-containing protein, with translation MRSRLKFPYFITMLLFFLVLIIGPLLLNSRMASATKEINVGYNQDQFIKNLAPEVKPLAEHYGIRPSILIGQILLETDNGRTLLAAKYHNLFSKEADLGQPGIRLKDSLKSGQVVRYAVYKDRESSIRDYLSMLSQGQQIDKRLYRSLATEKGYKAPAQSLQDYRYSEEATYAKRLIKVIEEKDLTSYD, from the coding sequence ATGAGAAGTCGACTGAAATTTCCCTATTTTATCACCATGCTCCTCTTCTTTTTAGTTTTGATAATTGGTCCTCTCCTTCTAAATAGTAGAATGGCTAGTGCGACAAAGGAAATCAACGTTGGTTACAATCAAGACCAATTTATTAAAAACCTTGCGCCAGAAGTTAAACCTCTAGCGGAACATTATGGGATTAGGCCTTCCATTTTGATTGGCCAAATTCTTCTAGAAACTGACAATGGAAGAACTTTACTGGCTGCTAAGTATCATAATCTCTTTTCTAAGGAGGCTGACTTAGGTCAGCCCGGCATCAGATTAAAAGATTCCCTAAAAAGTGGGCAAGTTGTCCGATATGCTGTGTATAAGGATAGGGAAAGTTCTATCAGAGATTATTTGAGTATGCTTAGTCAAGGGCAACAGATTGATAAACGACTATATCGAAGCTTGGCAACCGAAAAAGGTTATAAGGCTCCAGCACAGAGTCTACAAGATTATCGTTATAGCGAGGAGGCTACCTATGCCAAACGATTGATTAAAGTGATTGAAGAGAAAGACCTGACAAGTTATGATTGA
- the grpE gene encoding nucleotide exchange factor GrpE has protein sequence MSKKAKEEQVKEESLDQTVEVEEVSTEEVVEETPEKTDLELANERAEEFENKYLRAHAEMQNIQRRANEERQNLQRYRSQDLAKKILPSLDNLERALAVEGLTDDVKKGLEMVQESLVQALKEEGIEEVAVESFDHNLHMAVQTLPADDEHPADSIAQVFQKGYKLHERLLRPAMVVVYN, from the coding sequence TTGTCAAAAAAAGCAAAAGAAGAGCAAGTCAAGGAAGAGTCACTTGACCAAACTGTTGAAGTAGAAGAAGTATCAACAGAAGAAGTGGTTGAGGAAACTCCTGAAAAAACAGACTTGGAATTGGCCAATGAGCGTGCCGAGGAGTTTGAAAACAAATACCTTCGTGCTCATGCAGAAATGCAAAACATCCAACGCCGTGCTAATGAAGAACGTCAAAACTTGCAACGTTACCGGTCGCAAGACTTAGCGAAAAAAATTCTCCCAAGTCTTGATAACTTAGAACGTGCGTTAGCAGTTGAGGGGTTAACAGACGACGTTAAAAAGGGACTTGAAATGGTTCAAGAAAGTCTCGTTCAAGCCCTTAAAGAAGAGGGTATCGAAGAAGTTGCTGTGGAAAGTTTTGATCACAATTTGCACATGGCAGTTCAAACCTTGCCAGCTGATGATGAACACCCAGCAGATAGCATTGCACAGGTATTCCAAAAAGGTTATAAACTACATGAGCGCTTGCTAAGACCAGCCATGGTTGTTGTTTATAATTAA
- a CDS encoding histidine phosphatase family protein has product MTKTRLYIARHGKTMFNTIGRAQGWSDTPLTKKGEEGIRELGLGLKDSGIPFKAAFSSDSGRTMQTMEIILRESENEFLPYTRDKRIREWCFGSLDGAYDSELFLGVLPRTKAFENRDNLRDVPYSELAESIVEVDTANWAEPWEVLRKRIWDGFEAIALSIQNAGGGNALVVSHGMTIGTFMWLIDPDREKQYIDNGSVTVVEFEDGQFTIKTIGDMSYRYRGREIIEAKSDEA; this is encoded by the coding sequence ATGACGAAAACAAGACTCTATATTGCCAGACATGGGAAAACCATGTTTAATACCATTGGGCGTGCTCAAGGGTGGAGTGACACACCTCTTACCAAAAAAGGAGAAGAAGGTATCCGCGAATTAGGTTTAGGCTTAAAGGATTCAGGCATACCTTTTAAAGCTGCTTTTTCTAGCGATTCAGGCCGGACCATGCAAACCATGGAGATTATTTTGAGAGAATCTGAAAATGAATTCCTCCCGTACACCCGCGATAAACGCATTCGTGAGTGGTGCTTTGGTAGCTTAGATGGCGCTTACGATTCAGAATTATTTCTAGGTGTCCTTCCAAGAACAAAAGCCTTTGAAAACCGTGATAACCTACGTGATGTTCCCTATTCTGAATTAGCAGAAAGTATCGTAGAAGTTGATACAGCTAATTGGGCAGAACCGTGGGAAGTTCTTCGCAAGCGTATCTGGGACGGTTTTGAGGCGATTGCCTTATCCATTCAAAATGCTGGCGGCGGGAATGCTCTTGTGGTTAGCCATGGGATGACTATTGGAACATTTATGTGGCTAATCGATCCTGACCGTGAGAAACAATATATTGATAACGGCAGTGTCACTGTTGTCGAATTTGAAGATGGGCAATTTACCATCAAAACCATTGGAGATATGAGTTATCGCTACCGTGGCCGTGAAATAATAGAAGCAAAGTCAGATGAAGCATAA
- the gatA gene encoding Asp-tRNA(Asn)/Glu-tRNA(Gln) amidotransferase subunit GatA: MSFNHKTIEELHDLLVAKEISATELTQKTLEDIKSREEAVGSFITVSEEAALKQAAAIDAKGIDADNLMSGIPLAVKDNISTKGILTTAASKMLYNYEPIFDATSVANAYAKDMIVIGKTNMDEFAMGGSTETSYFKKTKNAWDHTKVPGGSSGGSATAVASGQVRLSLGSDTGGSIRQPAAFNGVVGLKPTYGTVSRYGLIAFGSSLDQIGPFAPTVKENAQLLNVIASSDIKDATSAPVRIADYTSKIGRDIKGMKIALPKEYLGEGIDPEIKETVLAAAKQFEALGATVEEVSLPHSKYGVAVYYIIASSEASSNLQRFDGIRYGFRADDAKNLDEIYVNTRSQGFGDEVKRRIMLGTFSLSSGYYDAYFKKAGQVRTLIIQDFDKVFADYDLILGPTTPTVAFGLDTLNHDPVAMYLADLLTIPVNLAGLPGISIPAGFVDGLPVGLQLIGPKYAEETIYQAAAAFEAVTDYHKQQPIIFGGDK, from the coding sequence ATGTCTTTTAATCATAAAACCATTGAAGAGTTGCATGACCTCCTTGTAGCTAAGGAGATTTCCGCAACCGAATTGACTCAAAAAACACTTGAAGACATCAAGTCTCGTGAGGAGGCTGTCGGGTCGTTTATCACTGTTTCAGAAGAAGCTGCTCTTAAACAAGCTGCGGCAATTGATGCCAAAGGTATTGATGCTGATAACCTCATGTCGGGTATTCCACTAGCTGTTAAGGATAATATCTCAACCAAGGGCATCCTAACCACAGCCGCTTCAAAAATGTTGTATAACTACGAGCCGATTTTTGATGCCACATCAGTAGCAAATGCCTACGCTAAAGACATGATTGTCATTGGAAAAACCAACATGGACGAATTTGCCATGGGTGGTTCAACAGAAACCTCTTATTTCAAGAAAACGAAAAATGCTTGGGACCACACAAAAGTACCTGGTGGCTCATCAGGTGGTTCGGCAACAGCAGTCGCTTCAGGACAAGTCCGTTTATCTCTTGGTTCAGACACTGGTGGTTCTATTCGGCAGCCAGCTGCATTTAATGGTGTTGTCGGTTTGAAACCAACCTATGGCACTGTTTCTCGCTATGGTCTCATTGCTTTTGGAAGTTCACTTGATCAGATTGGACCTTTTGCTCCGACAGTTAAAGAAAACGCCCAATTATTAAATGTGATTGCAAGTAGCGATATCAAGGATGCCACTTCAGCGCCTGTCCGCATTGCAGACTACACATCTAAGATTGGTCGTGACATTAAAGGCATGAAGATTGCCCTTCCTAAAGAGTATCTTGGCGAAGGGATTGATCCTGAGATTAAGGAAACGGTTCTTGCGGCAGCTAAACAATTTGAAGCCTTAGGAGCTACTGTTGAGGAAGTTAGTCTTCCACATAGCAAATATGGTGTGGCTGTCTATTACATTATTGCTTCGTCAGAAGCGTCCTCAAACTTACAACGTTTTGATGGCATTCGCTATGGTTTCCGTGCTGACGATGCTAAAAACTTGGATGAAATCTATGTTAACACTCGTAGCCAAGGCTTTGGTGATGAGGTTAAACGTCGTATCATGCTTGGGACCTTTAGTTTGTCATCAGGTTATTATGACGCTTATTTCAAAAAGGCCGGTCAAGTGCGCACTTTGATTATTCAAGATTTTGACAAGGTCTTTGCGGATTATGATCTTATTCTAGGCCCAACAACACCGACGGTTGCTTTTGGCTTAGACACACTCAACCACGATCCTGTTGCCATGTATTTGGCCGACTTATTGACCATTCCGGTTAACTTGGCTGGTCTGCCAGGTATTTCTATTCCAGCAGGATTCGTCGATGGCTTGCCAGTAGGGCTTCAATTAATTGGTCCGAAATACGCTGAAGAAACCATCTATCAAGCGGCAGCAGCCTTTGAAGCGGTGACAGATTATCACAAGCAACAACCGATTATTTTTGGAGGTGACAAGTAA
- a CDS encoding GlsB/YeaQ/YmgE family stress response membrane protein yields MIWSLIVGAFIGMIAGKITEKSQSMGCFTNIAAGLIGSAVGQRLFGDWGIQLAGMAVFPSILGAAIVIALVSAIFGKR; encoded by the coding sequence ATGATTTGGTCTTTAATTGTTGGTGCTTTTATTGGTATGATAGCTGGTAAAATCACTGAAAAGAGTCAATCCATGGGTTGTTTCACTAATATTGCAGCTGGTCTTATTGGATCAGCTGTGGGACAACGCTTATTTGGGGATTGGGGTATTCAGTTAGCTGGCATGGCTGTCTTTCCATCAATCTTGGGAGCTGCCATAGTGATTGCTCTTGTTTCAGCTATATTTGGAAAACGATAA
- a CDS encoding M15 family metallopeptidase, with amino-acid sequence MKHNHFKLLLQTLVVLLFVGGIYLFIKPEKQATKTPSSQQASSQKVVKNSKESTGLPKVSPKDWELILVNRDHITEELSPELVDVNGVSVDKRIEQATADFLAAAQAIDPQEHLISGYRSVAYQAELYQSYIDQEMANDPSLTREAAEALVQTYSQPAGASEHQTGLAIDMSTVDSLNASDPQVAQAVQKIAPEYGFVLRFPDGKTKSTGVGYEDWHYRYVGKASARYMTKHRLTLEEYISALKEKQ; translated from the coding sequence ATGAAGCATAATCATTTTAAATTATTATTACAAACACTGGTTGTCCTGCTCTTTGTCGGAGGTATTTACCTCTTTATTAAGCCAGAGAAGCAGGCCACCAAGACGCCTTCAAGTCAACAGGCAAGCAGTCAAAAAGTGGTCAAAAATAGCAAAGAGTCCACAGGGCTTCCTAAAGTCTCTCCAAAAGATTGGGAATTGATTTTAGTGAATCGGGACCATATAACTGAGGAATTGAGCCCAGAATTGGTTGATGTGAATGGGGTGTCGGTGGACAAGCGTATTGAACAGGCTACTGCTGATTTTTTAGCGGCAGCTCAGGCTATTGACCCACAAGAGCACCTTATTTCAGGTTATCGCTCCGTAGCTTACCAAGCAGAGCTGTACCAATCATATATTGATCAAGAAATGGCTAACGATCCCAGTTTGACTCGGGAGGCTGCCGAAGCTTTGGTTCAAACTTACTCACAACCTGCGGGAGCTAGTGAGCATCAGACAGGGCTTGCCATTGATATGAGTACCGTGGATAGTTTAAATGCCAGTGATCCTCAAGTGGCTCAAGCTGTTCAAAAAATAGCACCTGAATATGGTTTTGTGCTCCGCTTTCCCGATGGTAAAACCAAAAGCACAGGAGTAGGGTATGAAGATTGGCACTACCGTTATGTCGGTAAAGCCTCCGCTCGCTACATGACCAAGCACCGCCTAACCCTCGAAGAATATATCAGTGCTCTAAAGGAGAAACAATGA
- the gatC gene encoding Asp-tRNA(Asn)/Glu-tRNA(Gln) amidotransferase subunit GatC, producing the protein MKISEEEVRHVAKLSKLSFSESETTTFATTLSKIVDMVELLNEVDTEGVAITTTMADKKNVMRQDVAEEGTDRALLFKNVPEKENHFIKVPAILDDGGDA; encoded by the coding sequence ATGAAAATTTCTGAAGAAGAAGTTCGCCATGTCGCGAAGCTATCAAAATTATCATTCTCAGAAAGTGAGACAACAACCTTTGCAACGACCCTATCTAAAATCGTTGACATGGTTGAATTGCTGAACGAAGTTGATACCGAAGGTGTGGCCATTACAACAACCATGGCAGATAAGAAAAATGTGATGCGTCAAGATGTCGCTGAAGAAGGAACAGACCGTGCCTTGCTCTTTAAAAATGTTCCTGAAAAAGAAAATCACTTTATCAAGGTACCTGCTATTTTGGATGACGGAGGAGATGCCTAA
- the gatB gene encoding Asp-tRNA(Asn)/Glu-tRNA(Gln) amidotransferase subunit GatB, with protein sequence MNFETIIGLEVHVELNTNSKIFSPSSAHFGEDPNANTNVIDWSFPGVLPVMNKGVIDAGIKAALALNMDIHKEMHFDRKNYFYPDNPKAYQISQFDEPIGYNGWIEIKLEDGSTKKIRIERAHLEEDAGKNTHGTDGYSYVDLNRQGVPLIEIVSEADMRSPEEAYAYLTALKEIIQYTGISDVKMEEGSMRVDANISLRPYGQEQFGTKTELKNLNSFSNVRKGLEFEVERQAKLLRSGGVIRQETRRYDEANKGTILMRVKEGAADYRYFPEPDLPLYEIDDAWIDEMRAQLPQFPAQRRAKYEEELGLSAYDASQLTATKALSDFFETAVSLGGDAKQVSNWLQGEVAQFLNAEGKTIEEIALTPENLVEMIAIIADGTISSKMAKKVFVHLAKNGGSARAYVEKAGLVQISDPAVLVPIIHQVFADNEAAVADFKSGKRNADKAFTGFLMKATKGQANPQVAQQLLAQELQKLLD encoded by the coding sequence ATGAATTTTGAAACCATTATTGGGCTTGAAGTCCATGTGGAATTAAATACCAATTCCAAAATTTTCTCACCTTCGTCAGCTCACTTTGGTGAGGACCCAAATGCCAACACGAATGTGATTGATTGGTCTTTCCCAGGGGTCTTACCAGTCATGAACAAAGGGGTGATTGATGCGGGCATAAAAGCAGCGCTTGCCCTTAATATGGACATCCATAAAGAGATGCATTTCGACCGCAAAAATTATTTCTACCCAGATAATCCTAAAGCTTATCAAATTTCACAGTTTGACGAGCCGATTGGCTACAACGGATGGATTGAGATTAAATTGGAAGACGGTTCAACCAAGAAAATTCGTATTGAACGCGCACACTTGGAAGAAGATGCTGGTAAAAACACTCATGGCACAGATGGTTATTCTTATGTGGACCTTAACCGCCAAGGAGTTCCTTTGATTGAGATTGTGTCAGAAGCCGACATGCGTTCTCCTGAAGAAGCCTATGCTTATTTGACAGCTCTGAAAGAAATCATCCAGTATACGGGTATTTCTGATGTCAAGATGGAAGAAGGCTCCATGCGTGTGGATGCCAATATTTCTCTTCGTCCTTACGGGCAAGAACAATTTGGAACAAAGACCGAATTGAAAAACTTGAACTCCTTCTCAAATGTCCGTAAAGGGCTTGAATTTGAGGTGGAACGTCAAGCCAAACTCTTGCGTTCAGGTGGTGTGATACGCCAAGAAACGCGCCGCTATGACGAAGCGAATAAGGGGACTATTTTGATGCGGGTCAAAGAAGGGGCAGCGGACTATCGTTATTTCCCAGAACCAGACCTGCCATTATATGAGATTGATGATGCTTGGATTGACGAGATGCGTGCTCAATTACCTCAATTCCCAGCTCAGCGTCGTGCTAAATACGAAGAGGAACTTGGCCTCTCAGCTTATGATGCTAGCCAACTAACAGCTACCAAAGCCTTGTCAGATTTCTTTGAAACTGCAGTAAGTCTTGGTGGCGATGCCAAGCAAGTCTCTAACTGGTTGCAAGGAGAAGTTGCCCAATTCTTAAATGCAGAAGGCAAAACCATTGAAGAAATCGCTCTGACACCAGAAAATTTGGTGGAGATGATTGCTATCATTGCTGATGGTACAATCTCTTCTAAAATGGCTAAGAAGGTTTTTGTGCATTTGGCTAAAAACGGTGGCTCAGCACGTGCTTATGTGGAAAAAGCAGGGCTTGTTCAGATTTCTGATCCAGCTGTTCTGGTACCAATTATTCATCAAGTCTTTGCTGATAATGAAGCTGCAGTGGCTGATTTCAAATCAGGCAAACGTAATGCTGATAAGGCTTTCACAGGCTTCTTGATGAAGGCAACCAAAGGTCAAGCCAACCCACAAGTCGCTCAACAATTATTAGCTCAAGAATTGCAAAAACTGTTAGATTAA
- the hrcA gene encoding heat-inducible transcriptional repressor HrcA, translated as MITERQNDILNLIVELFTQTHEPVGSKALQSVIDSSSATIRNDMAKLERLGLLEKAHTSSGRMPSAAGFKYFVEHSLSLDNIDEQDVYQLVKAFDFEAFRLEDLLAKASQILADITGYTAVILDVEPARQKLTAFDVVQLSNHDALAVLTLDESKPITVQFAIPKNFLSKDLLVLKEIVDERLLGRDVMDVHYKLRTEIPQIVQKYFTVTDNVLDLFDYIFEGLFQETVFVSGKVAALDYAGLATYQFLDHEQRLALSIRQSMAEDDMAMVRVADSKEAALANVTLLTYKFLIPYRGFGLLSLIGPIDMDYRRSVSLINVIGRILAVKLRDYYRYLNSNHYEVN; from the coding sequence GTGATTACCGAGCGTCAAAATGACATCTTAAATCTCATCGTGGAATTATTTACACAGACTCATGAACCAGTTGGCTCAAAAGCTTTACAGTCAGTCATTGACTCAAGTAGTGCCACGATCAGAAATGATATGGCAAAGCTAGAAAGGCTAGGCCTCCTGGAAAAAGCACATACTTCTAGTGGACGGATGCCGAGTGCAGCAGGATTTAAGTATTTCGTGGAGCACTCGCTCAGTTTAGATAATATTGATGAGCAAGATGTTTATCAATTGGTCAAAGCATTCGATTTTGAAGCCTTTAGATTAGAAGATCTTCTCGCTAAAGCCAGTCAGATTTTAGCAGATATTACAGGGTATACGGCTGTTATTTTAGATGTTGAACCTGCTAGGCAGAAGTTAACAGCCTTTGATGTCGTTCAATTATCAAATCATGATGCCTTAGCGGTGCTAACTTTAGATGAATCAAAACCTATAACTGTTCAGTTTGCCATCCCTAAAAACTTTCTTAGCAAGGATCTTTTGGTTCTCAAGGAGATCGTGGATGAGCGCTTACTAGGTAGAGATGTGATGGATGTTCACTATAAATTACGAACAGAAATTCCGCAGATTGTTCAAAAGTATTTCACAGTGACTGACAATGTTTTAGATTTATTTGATTACATTTTTGAAGGGCTTTTTCAAGAGACCGTTTTTGTTTCTGGAAAAGTAGCAGCTCTGGACTATGCTGGCCTAGCTACTTATCAGTTCCTTGACCATGAGCAGAGACTTGCTTTGTCGATTAGGCAAAGCATGGCTGAAGATGACATGGCTATGGTGCGAGTAGCAGATAGCAAAGAGGCTGCTTTAGCGAATGTGACCTTGTTGACCTACAAATTTTTGATTCCTTATCGTGGATTTGGACTACTTAGTCTGATTGGGCCTATTGATATGGACTATCGCCGTAGTGTCAGCTTGATTAATGTTATTGGGCGTATTCTAGCTGTTAAATTACGAGATTACTACCGTTATTTGAACAGTAATCACTATGAAGTTAACTAA
- a CDS encoding DMT family transporter: MSKTVKGSLMVLLAGLAWGISGAFGQYLMAHGTDVHLLTSLRLMISGVVLTALVLWRHKEKVIALVTTKKHFKELLIYSLLGLGLNQYAYLMAIRYSNAGTATVLQYLSPILVLIFVSATAKRLPTITESLAILLAILGTVIMACHGDLSHLAISPIGLFWGVFSALTYAYCVIKPVNMIKTWGSLIVIGLAMLMGGVVFPIVTRAWRYPLMLTADNLIALIGIIGIGTIFAYTFFLKGASLIGPVKATLLASIEPVASVFFAIVLMKELFYVIDLLGMALILVAVLLISFRDLLLYQRERWLLKAVKRQKRF; this comes from the coding sequence ATGTCAAAAACGGTTAAAGGTAGTTTAATGGTTCTTTTGGCAGGGCTAGCTTGGGGAATTTCAGGTGCTTTTGGTCAATATTTAATGGCTCATGGCACGGATGTTCATTTGCTAACGTCGTTAAGGCTCATGATTTCAGGGGTCGTCTTGACTGCCCTAGTCCTGTGGCGTCACAAAGAAAAAGTCATTGCCCTTGTGACCACTAAAAAACATTTCAAGGAACTCTTGATTTATAGTCTTTTAGGATTGGGGCTCAATCAGTACGCCTATTTGATGGCGATCCGTTATTCCAATGCTGGCACAGCCACTGTGTTACAGTATTTATCTCCTATTTTAGTGTTGATTTTTGTGTCCGCCACAGCTAAACGGTTGCCGACTATCACAGAATCTCTAGCAATTCTCTTAGCTATACTTGGCACAGTTATTATGGCTTGTCATGGAGATCTATCTCACTTAGCCATTAGCCCAATTGGTCTTTTCTGGGGAGTTTTTTCAGCCCTTACCTATGCTTATTGCGTGATTAAACCCGTTAATATGATTAAGACTTGGGGCAGCTTGATCGTTATTGGACTTGCGATGTTAATGGGAGGAGTGGTTTTTCCAATCGTAACGAGGGCTTGGCGCTATCCCCTTATGTTAACGGCTGATAATCTAATAGCCCTTATTGGAATTATTGGGATTGGAACTATTTTTGCTTATACCTTTTTCTTAAAAGGAGCTTCACTCATCGGTCCCGTTAAGGCGACTTTGTTGGCGTCCATAGAGCCAGTAGCATCGGTTTTTTTCGCCATTGTGCTAATGAAAGAACTTTTTTACGTTATTGATCTTCTAGGAATGGCTTTGATTTTAGTTGCTGTTCTACTGATTTCCTTTAGAGATTTGTTGCTTTATCAAAGAGAAAGATGGTTACTAAAAGCAGTCAAGAGGCAAAAAAGATTCTGA
- the dnaK gene encoding molecular chaperone DnaK has translation MSKIIGIDLGTTNSAVAVLEGTESKIIANPEGNRTTPSVVSFKNGEIIVGDAAKRQAVTNPDTIISIKSKMGTSEKVAANGKEYTPQEISAMILQYLKGYAEDYLGEKVTKAVITVPAYFNDAQRQATKDAGKIAGLEVERIVNEPTAAALAYGLDKTDKEEKILVFDLGGGTFDVSILELGDGVFDVLATAGDNKLGGDDFDQKIIDFLVEEFKKENGIDLSQDKMALQRLKDAAEKAKKDLSGVTQTQISLPFITAGAAGPLHLEMSLSRAKFDDLTRDLVERTKTPVRQALSDAGLSLSEIDEVILVGGSTRIPAVVEAVKAETGKEPNKSVNPDEVVAMGAAIQGGVITGDVKDVVLLDVTPLSLGIETMGGVFTKLIDRNTTIPTSKSQVFSTAADNQPAVDIHVLQGERPMAADNKTLGRFQLTDIPAAPRGIPQIEVTFDIDKNGIVSVKAKDLGTQKEQHIVIKSNDGLSEEEIDRMMKDAEANAEADAKRKEEVDLKNEVDQAIFATEKTIKETEGKGFDAERDQAQSALDELKAAQESGNLEDMKAKLEALNEKAQALAVKMYEQAAAAQQAAQGAEGAQTSDSSNDDGVVDGEFTEK, from the coding sequence ATGTCTAAAATTATTGGTATTGACTTAGGAACAACTAACTCAGCAGTTGCAGTTCTTGAAGGAACTGAATCAAAGATTATTGCTAATCCAGAAGGAAATCGTACAACACCATCTGTTGTGTCTTTCAAAAATGGTGAAATCATTGTAGGTGATGCTGCAAAACGCCAAGCAGTCACAAACCCAGATACCATTATCTCAATTAAATCAAAAATGGGAACTTCTGAAAAAGTTGCTGCAAATGGGAAAGAATACACACCACAAGAAATCTCAGCTATGATTCTTCAATACCTTAAAGGTTATGCTGAAGACTACCTTGGTGAAAAAGTAACCAAAGCGGTTATCACAGTTCCTGCCTACTTTAACGATGCGCAACGTCAAGCGACAAAAGATGCTGGTAAAATTGCTGGTCTTGAAGTAGAACGTATTGTCAACGAACCAACAGCGGCAGCACTTGCTTATGGTCTTGATAAAACAGATAAAGAAGAAAAAATCTTGGTCTTTGACCTTGGTGGTGGTACCTTTGACGTTTCAATCCTTGAATTAGGTGATGGTGTCTTTGACGTATTGGCAACAGCAGGTGATAACAAACTTGGTGGTGATGATTTTGACCAAAAAATCATTGATTTCTTAGTCGAAGAATTCAAGAAAGAAAATGGTATTGACCTTTCTCAAGACAAAATGGCGCTTCAACGTTTGAAAGATGCTGCTGAGAAAGCTAAGAAAGATTTGTCAGGTGTCACTCAAACTCAAATCTCATTGCCATTTATCACTGCAGGTGCTGCTGGTCCTCTTCACTTAGAAATGAGCTTGTCTCGTGCTAAATTTGACGACCTTACTCGCGACCTTGTAGAACGCACGAAAACTCCAGTTCGTCAAGCCCTTTCAGATGCAGGCTTGTCATTGTCAGAAATCGACGAAGTTATTCTTGTTGGTGGATCAACTCGTATCCCAGCAGTTGTCGAAGCGGTTAAAGCTGAAACTGGTAAAGAACCAAACAAATCTGTGAACCCTGACGAAGTGGTTGCTATGGGTGCTGCTATCCAAGGTGGTGTCATCACTGGTGATGTCAAAGACGTTGTTCTTCTTGACGTTACCCCATTGTCACTTGGTATCGAAACAATGGGTGGTGTCTTCACAAAACTTATTGATCGTAACACCACTATTCCAACGTCTAAATCACAAGTCTTCTCAACTGCAGCAGACAACCAACCAGCCGTTGATATCCACGTTCTTCAAGGGGAACGCCCAATGGCAGCAGACAACAAGACTCTTGGACGCTTCCAATTGACAGATATTCCTGCAGCTCCTCGTGGTATTCCACAAATTGAAGTAACATTCGATATCGATAAAAATGGTATTGTTTCTGTAAAAGCAAAAGACCTTGGTACTCAAAAAGAACAACACATTGTTATTAAGTCAAATGATGGTCTTTCAGAAGAAGAAATTGATCGCATGATGAAAGACGCTGAAGCAAATGCTGAAGCAGATGCGAAACGTAAAGAAGAAGTTGATCTTAAAAACGAAGTTGACCAAGCTATCTTTGCAACTGAAAAAACAATCAAAGAAACTGAAGGTAAAGGCTTTGACGCTGAACGTGATCAAGCACAATCAGCCCTTGATGAATTGAAAGCTGCACAAGAATCAGGTAACCTTGAGGACATGAAAGCAAAACTTGAAGCGCTCAACGAAAAAGCACAAGCTCTTGCAGTTAAAATGTATGAACAAGCAGCCGCAGCACAACAAGCAGCGCAAGGTGCAGAAGGCGCTCAAACAAGTGATTCATCAAATGACGATGGTGTTGTAGACGGTGAGTTTACGGAGAAATAA